A single Eubalaena glacialis isolate mEubGla1 chromosome 18, mEubGla1.1.hap2.+ XY, whole genome shotgun sequence DNA region contains:
- the MAF gene encoding transcription factor Maf isoform X1, protein MASELAMSNSDLPTSPLAMEYVNDFDLMKFEVKKEPVETDRIISQCGRLIAGGSLSSTPMSTPCSSVPPSPSFSAPSPGSGSEQKAHLEDYYWMTGYPQQLNPEALGFSPEDAVEALISNSHQLQGGFDGYARGAQQLASAAGAGAGASLGGSGEEMGPAAAVVSAVIAAAAAQSGAGPHYHHHHHHHAAGHHHHPTAGAPGAAGSASASAGGAGGSGGGGPASAGGGGGGGGGGGGGGGGGAAGAGGALHPHHAAGGLHFDDRFSDEQLVTMSVRELNRQLRGVSKEEVIRLKQKRRTLKNRGYAQSCRFKRVQQRHVLESEKNQLLQQVDHLKQEISRLVRERDAYKEKYEKLVSSGFRENGSSSDNPSSPEFFMYPRESSTSVM, encoded by the coding sequence ATGGCATCAGAACTGGCAATGAGCAACTCCGACCTGCCCACCAGTCCCCTGGCCATGGAATATGTTAATGACTTCGATCTGATGAAGTTTGAAGTGAAAAAGGAACCGGTGGAGACCGACCGCATCATCAGCCAGTGTGGCCGTCTCATCGCCGGGGGCtcgctgtcctccacccccatgAGCACGCCGTGCAGCTCGgtgcccccttcccccagcttctCGGCGCCCAGCCCGGGCTCGGGCAGCGAGCAGAAGGCGCACCTGGAAGACTACTACTGGATGACCGGCTACCCGCAGCAGCTGAACCCCGAGGCGCTGGGCTTCAGCCCCGAGGACGCGGTCGAGGCGCTCATCAGCAACAGCCACCAGCTCCAGGGCGGCTTCGATGGCTACGCGCGCGGGGCGCAGCAGCTGGCCTCGGCGGCCGGGGCCGGCGCCGGCGCCTCCCTGGGCGGCAGCGGCGAGGAGATGGGCCCCGCCGCCGCCGTGGTGTCCGCCGTGATCGCCGCGGCCGCCGCGCAGAGCGGCGCGGGCCcgcactaccaccaccaccaccaccaccacgccGCCGGCCACCACCATCACCCGACGGCCGGCGCGCCCGGCGCCGCGGGCAGCGCGTCCGCCTCGGCCGGTGGCGCGGGCGGCTCGGGCGGCGGCGGCCCGGCCAGcgccgggggcggcggcggcggcggcggaggcggcggcggcggcggcggcgggggcgcggcgggggcggggggcgccctGCACCCGCACCACGCCGCCGGCGGCCTGCACTTCGACGATCGCTTCTCCGACGAGCAGCTGGTGACCATGTCGGTGCGCGAGCTGAACCGGCAGCTGCGCGGGGTCAGCAAGGAGGAGGTGATCCGGCTGAAGCAGAAGAGGCGGACCCTGAAAAACCGCGGCTATGCCCAGTCCTGCCGCTTCAAGAGGGTGCAGCAGAGGCACGTCCTGGAGTCCGAGAAGAACCAGCTGCTGCAGCAGGTCGACCACCTCAAGCAGGAGATCTCCAGGCTGGTGCGCGAGAGGGACGCGTACAAGGAGAAATACGAGAAGCTGGTGAGCAGCGGCTTCCGAGAAAACGGCTCGAGCAGCGACAACCCGTCCTCTCCCGAGTTTTTCAT
- the MAF gene encoding transcription factor Maf isoform X2: protein MASELAMSNSDLPTSPLAMEYVNDFDLMKFEVKKEPVETDRIISQCGRLIAGGSLSSTPMSTPCSSVPPSPSFSAPSPGSGSEQKAHLEDYYWMTGYPQQLNPEALGFSPEDAVEALISNSHQLQGGFDGYARGAQQLASAAGAGAGASLGGSGEEMGPAAAVVSAVIAAAAAQSGAGPHYHHHHHHHAAGHHHHPTAGAPGAAGSASASAGGAGGSGGGGPASAGGGGGGGGGGGGGGGGGAAGAGGALHPHHAAGGLHFDDRFSDEQLVTMSVRELNRQLRGVSKEEVIRLKQKRRTLKNRGYAQSCRFKRVQQRHVLESEKNQLLQQVDHLKQEISRLVRERDAYKEKYEKLVSSGFRENGSSSDNPSSPEFFICHGQKL, encoded by the coding sequence ATGGCATCAGAACTGGCAATGAGCAACTCCGACCTGCCCACCAGTCCCCTGGCCATGGAATATGTTAATGACTTCGATCTGATGAAGTTTGAAGTGAAAAAGGAACCGGTGGAGACCGACCGCATCATCAGCCAGTGTGGCCGTCTCATCGCCGGGGGCtcgctgtcctccacccccatgAGCACGCCGTGCAGCTCGgtgcccccttcccccagcttctCGGCGCCCAGCCCGGGCTCGGGCAGCGAGCAGAAGGCGCACCTGGAAGACTACTACTGGATGACCGGCTACCCGCAGCAGCTGAACCCCGAGGCGCTGGGCTTCAGCCCCGAGGACGCGGTCGAGGCGCTCATCAGCAACAGCCACCAGCTCCAGGGCGGCTTCGATGGCTACGCGCGCGGGGCGCAGCAGCTGGCCTCGGCGGCCGGGGCCGGCGCCGGCGCCTCCCTGGGCGGCAGCGGCGAGGAGATGGGCCCCGCCGCCGCCGTGGTGTCCGCCGTGATCGCCGCGGCCGCCGCGCAGAGCGGCGCGGGCCcgcactaccaccaccaccaccaccaccacgccGCCGGCCACCACCATCACCCGACGGCCGGCGCGCCCGGCGCCGCGGGCAGCGCGTCCGCCTCGGCCGGTGGCGCGGGCGGCTCGGGCGGCGGCGGCCCGGCCAGcgccgggggcggcggcggcggcggcggaggcggcggcggcggcggcggcgggggcgcggcgggggcggggggcgccctGCACCCGCACCACGCCGCCGGCGGCCTGCACTTCGACGATCGCTTCTCCGACGAGCAGCTGGTGACCATGTCGGTGCGCGAGCTGAACCGGCAGCTGCGCGGGGTCAGCAAGGAGGAGGTGATCCGGCTGAAGCAGAAGAGGCGGACCCTGAAAAACCGCGGCTATGCCCAGTCCTGCCGCTTCAAGAGGGTGCAGCAGAGGCACGTCCTGGAGTCCGAGAAGAACCAGCTGCTGCAGCAGGTCGACCACCTCAAGCAGGAGATCTCCAGGCTGGTGCGCGAGAGGGACGCGTACAAGGAGAAATACGAGAAGCTGGTGAGCAGCGGCTTCCGAGAAAACGGCTCGAGCAGCGACAACCCGTCCTCTCCCGAGTTTTTCAT